Proteins found in one Thermodesulfobacteriota bacterium genomic segment:
- a CDS encoding PocR ligand-binding domain-containing protein — translation MELTDILSVQGWKELAEEINKRFGMNGSVNDKQGLLVAASPAPANKICPSIKAGEQSRAVCATAHRHLAGLAQETKKPAVGECDAGFTKFVAPIFYKDEFLGTAGGCGFLADNGLVDAFYVAKLLNLSEEEVNTWTAGIKKLSRSDLQAAMEYVEGRLQEILTAL, via the coding sequence ATGGAGTTAACGGATATTTTATCAGTGCAAGGCTGGAAAGAATTGGCTGAGGAGATTAATAAAAGATTCGGGATGAACGGCAGTGTAAACGACAAACAGGGTCTGCTTGTTGCTGCCAGTCCTGCCCCGGCAAACAAAATCTGTCCAAGCATTAAAGCAGGCGAACAAAGCCGGGCGGTCTGTGCGACTGCCCACAGGCATTTGGCGGGGCTGGCCCAGGAGACCAAAAAGCCTGCGGTTGGGGAATGTGATGCCGGGTTTACCAAATTTGTGGCGCCAATTTTTTATAAAGATGAATTTTTGGGTACGGCTGGAGGGTGTGGTTTTCTCGCAGATAATGGCCTGGTAGATGCGTTTTATGTCGCGAAATTACTTAATCTCAGCGAGGAAGAAGTGAACACCTGGACTGCCGGCATCAAGAAACTTTCGCGATCGGACTTACAGGCAGCCATGGAATATGTCGAGGGGCGACTGCAAGAAATCTTGACAGCTTTGTAA
- a CDS encoding secondary thiamine-phosphate synthase enzyme YjbQ — MEATTKSYRKELWFEVPTRRAFINITQEVNACVRESGIKEGLCLVNAMHITASVFINDDESGLHQDYERWLEHLAPHEPVSQYKHNRTGEDNADAHLKRQIMGREVVVAITEGRLDLGTWERIFYGEFDGRRKKRVLVKIIGE; from the coding sequence ATGGAGGCAACCACGAAAAGCTATCGCAAAGAACTCTGGTTTGAAGTGCCAACACGCCGGGCCTTTATTAACATCACGCAGGAGGTTAATGCCTGCGTCAGAGAAAGCGGCATTAAAGAGGGTCTATGCCTGGTAAATGCCATGCATATCACGGCCTCAGTATTTATTAACGATGATGAAAGCGGCCTGCATCAGGATTATGAAAGATGGCTGGAACATCTGGCCCCGCACGAGCCTGTCAGCCAATATAAGCATAATCGTACAGGTGAAGACAATGCTGACGCCCACCTCAAACGCCAGATTATGGGGCGTGAGGTTGTAGTAGCCATAACCGAAGGCCGGTTGGACTTAGGTACCTGGGAAAGGATATTTTACGGAGAATTCGACGGCAGGCGAAAAAAAAGAGTTCTCGTAAAAATTATCGGTGAATAA
- the rho gene encoding transcription termination factor Rho, whose translation MNLIDLKEKKVGELAHMAKQFNIEGVANMRRQELIFAILQAQSDKNGVIYGGGVLEILPDGFGFLRAPDYNYLPGPDDIYVSPSQIRRFSLRTGDTVTGQIRPPKEGERYFALLKVEAINYENSDLGREKILFDNLTPLYPMERIRLESETEPTNYSARIMDLLTPIGKGQRGLIVASPRTGKTMLLQNIANSITMNHPEIILIVLLIDERPEEVTDMQRSVKGEVISSTFDEPAQRHIQVAEMVIEKAKRLVEHKRDVVILLDSITRLARAYNTVVPPSGKVLSGGVDSNALHRPKRFFGAARNIEEGGSLTIMATALIETGSRMDEVIFEEFKGTGNMEIHLDRKLSDKRTFPAIDINRSGTRKEELLVPPADLNRVWILRKLLSPLNPVDTMEFLLEKMEGTKNNAEFLNSMNR comes from the coding sequence ATGAATTTGATTGACCTTAAAGAGAAAAAAGTCGGTGAACTTGCCCACATGGCCAAGCAATTCAATATCGAGGGCGTGGCCAATATGCGCAGGCAGGAGCTCATATTTGCCATCTTGCAGGCCCAATCCGACAAGAACGGCGTTATTTATGGCGGCGGCGTATTAGAGATACTGCCTGATGGGTTTGGATTTTTGAGGGCGCCCGACTATAATTATCTGCCCGGGCCGGACGATATATATGTCTCGCCTTCCCAGATACGCCGGTTTAGTCTGCGTACGGGAGATACGGTTACCGGCCAGATTCGTCCTCCCAAAGAAGGCGAACGCTACTTCGCGCTGCTTAAGGTCGAGGCTATCAATTATGAGAATTCCGATCTCGGCAGGGAAAAGATACTCTTTGATAATTTAACGCCGCTCTACCCGATGGAGAGGATCAGACTGGAGTCAGAGACCGAACCAACCAACTATTCTGCGAGAATTATGGATCTTCTGACGCCTATCGGCAAAGGCCAGCGGGGACTTATTGTGGCCTCGCCGCGTACCGGCAAGACTATGCTTCTGCAAAATATAGCCAATAGCATCACCATGAATCACCCGGAGATAATTCTGATTGTGCTGTTGATTGATGAACGGCCTGAAGAAGTCACCGACATGCAACGTTCGGTCAAGGGCGAGGTTATCAGTTCAACTTTTGACGAGCCGGCTCAAAGGCATATTCAGGTGGCAGAGATGGTTATCGAGAAGGCCAAACGGCTTGTGGAACACAAGCGGGATGTGGTAATACTGTTAGACAGCATTACCCGTCTGGCGCGGGCTTATAACACGGTGGTCCCTCCCAGCGGCAAGGTGCTCTCCGGGGGTGTAGATTCTAATGCCCTGCACCGGCCTAAACGCTTTTTTGGGGCGGCCCGCAACATTGAAGAAGGAGGCAGCCTGACTATTATGGCCACTGCGCTTATTGAAACCGGCAGCCGCATGGATGAGGTTATCTTTGAAGAGTTCAAGGGAACCGGCAACATGGAGATACATCTGGATAGAAAACTGAGCGATAAGCGGACATTCCCGGCGATAGACATAAATCGTTCCGGCACCAGAAAAGAAGAGCTTTTAGTGCCGCCGGCCGATCTTAACCGTGTCTGGATCTTGCGCAAGCTTCTTTCTCCGCTTAATCCTGTAGATACCATGGAATTCCTTTTGGAAAAGATGGAGGGCACAAAGAATAACGCCGAGTTTCTGAATTCGATGAATCGATAA
- the rpmE gene encoding 50S ribosomal protein L31 — MKENIHPKYHKTTVRCACGNEMETGSTKKDIRVEICSKCHPFFTGKQRLVDTTGRVERFLKKYEKVQK, encoded by the coding sequence ATGAAAGAGAATATCCACCCCAAGTATCATAAAACTACGGTACGCTGTGCCTGCGGCAATGAAATGGAAACAGGCTCCACTAAAAAGGATATACGTGTGGAAATCTGTTCCAAATGCCATCCCTTTTTCACCGGCAAGCAAAGGCTGGTTGACACAACAGGCCGCGTGGAGCGTTTCTTAAAGAAATACGAAAAGGTACAAAAATAG
- a CDS encoding DUF1385 domain-containing protein encodes MHILNQKGVRVGGQAVIEGVMMRAPRAIAIAVRKANGEVVIKGDVWRSLAERFSFLNWPILRGVLVLGEALVNGIQALSFSANQAMEEEESGRATGTGSWAIFFTMVVAMALGIFLFVVLPHVISLWIAEIAPEALGIDSVYFHLIDGLLKIAFFLLYILGISQLKDIQRIFQYHGAEHKSIYAYEAGEALTVENARKYSTLHPRCGTAFILMVLIISIVIFSIVFAFIPKPAAWPFWVSNAAYIFLKIGLMLPIAGLSYELTRWTSARPDHAWVRPFVAPGLYLQRLTTREPSDDQIEVALRALSRALSLNSQYKIPSQAPS; translated from the coding sequence TTGCATATTCTCAACCAGAAAGGTGTCAGAGTCGGTGGGCAGGCAGTCATTGAGGGGGTCATGATGCGCGCCCCCAGGGCTATCGCCATAGCCGTGCGCAAGGCCAATGGCGAAGTGGTGATTAAGGGAGATGTCTGGCGGTCTCTGGCGGAACGATTTTCATTTCTCAACTGGCCAATTTTACGGGGTGTACTGGTGCTGGGCGAGGCCCTGGTCAACGGGATACAGGCCTTAAGTTTTTCGGCGAATCAGGCCATGGAGGAAGAGGAGAGCGGGCGTGCTACCGGGACCGGCTCATGGGCTATTTTCTTCACTATGGTAGTGGCTATGGCCCTGGGTATATTTCTGTTTGTGGTGCTGCCCCATGTAATAAGTCTCTGGATTGCCGAGATTGCCCCGGAGGCCCTGGGCATAGATTCCGTTTACTTTCACCTGATTGACGGACTTTTAAAAATTGCCTTTTTCCTCCTGTATATTTTGGGAATTTCGCAACTAAAAGATATACAGAGGATATTCCAATATCACGGCGCCGAACACAAGTCAATTTATGCCTATGAAGCAGGTGAAGCCCTGACGGTGGAAAATGCCCGGAAATACTCGACGCTCCATCCCCGGTGTGGGACGGCGTTTATCCTGATGGTTTTAATTATCAGCATAGTTATATTTTCCATAGTCTTTGCCTTCATACCGAAACCCGCTGCGTGGCCATTTTGGGTATCCAATGCGGCTTATATCTTTTTAAAGATAGGCCTTATGTTACCGATAGCCGGCTTATCTTATGAACTTACGAGGTGGACGAGCGCCCGACCGGATCATGCCTGGGTGCGTCCGTTCGTTGCGCCCGGTCTCTACCTACAGAGGCTTACCACCCGTGAGCCATCCGATGATCAGATAGAAGTGGCCTTACGCGCCCTGAGCCGTGCCTTATCTTTAAATAGCCAATACAAAATCCCTTCTCAGGCCCCTTCCTAG
- the prfA gene encoding peptide chain release factor 1, which translates to MFERLEEVEEKYLDLEKMLGDPQVASNPAQYQRYAKEHSAMGKLVETYRRYREVKEQIANNTELMHDEDEEIREMAKEEVQKLRKEQENLEDELKVLLLPKDPNDEKNTILEIRAGTGGEEAALFVADLFRMYSRFAERRAWKVETMSSNPTGIGGFKEIIALISGENVYSQLKYESGVHRVQRVPVTEAQGRIHTSAVTVAILPEAEEVDVYIDPADIRVDVYRSSGPGGQSVNTTDSAVRVTHIPTGMVVTCQDEKSQHKNKAKALKILRARLLDKTQNEQHEKIARERKSQIGTGDRSERIRTYNFPQGRMTDHRIGLTLYRLDAVLGGELEDVISPLITYYQAEALKH; encoded by the coding sequence ATGTTCGAAAGATTAGAAGAAGTAGAAGAAAAATACCTCGATTTAGAAAAAATGCTTGGCGATCCGCAGGTGGCAAGCAACCCGGCGCAATATCAGAGGTATGCCAAAGAACATTCGGCCATGGGAAAATTGGTTGAAACCTACCGCCGGTACAGGGAAGTTAAAGAGCAGATCGCCAATAACACGGAATTAATGCACGATGAAGACGAAGAAATACGGGAGATGGCTAAAGAAGAGGTCCAGAAGTTAAGGAAGGAACAGGAAAATCTGGAAGATGAGTTAAAGGTACTTCTGCTTCCTAAAGACCCTAATGATGAAAAAAATACCATTCTGGAGATCCGGGCCGGTACCGGCGGCGAAGAGGCGGCCCTGTTTGTAGCCGACCTGTTTCGCATGTACAGCCGGTTTGCCGAGCGCCGTGCCTGGAAGGTTGAGACCATGAGTTCCAATCCGACCGGCATCGGCGGCTTCAAAGAGATTATCGCCCTTATATCCGGTGAGAATGTTTATAGCCAGCTTAAATATGAAAGCGGCGTCCACCGGGTGCAGAGGGTGCCTGTGACCGAGGCCCAGGGGAGGATTCATACCTCGGCGGTGACCGTCGCCATCCTTCCGGAGGCGGAAGAAGTTGACGTATATATTGACCCGGCCGATATTCGCGTGGATGTCTATCGTTCTTCCGGTCCGGGGGGGCAGAGCGTCAACACTACTGATTCCGCGGTGCGCGTCACGCATATCCCGACCGGCATGGTAGTGACCTGCCAGGACGAAAAGTCACAGCATAAAAACAAGGCCAAGGCCCTGAAGATACTAAGGGCCCGGCTACTTGACAAGACGCAGAATGAGCAGCACGAAAAGATAGCCCGGGAGCGCAAGAGCCAGATTGGCACCGGTGACCGGAGCGAACGTATCCGTACCTATAATTTCCCCCAGGGGAGAATGACCGACCACCGCATTGGTCTCACTCTCTATCGGCTGGATGCGGTTCTGGGGGGTGAATTGGAAGATGTCATCTCTCCGCTTATTACTTACTACCAGGCCGAGGCCCTGAAACATTAA
- the prmC gene encoding peptide chain release factor N(5)-glutamine methyltransferase has protein sequence MTGEQLQDIPTSMSGAEISGFCNLPQNTVRGVLKRAQETLIAAGVPEPEADAQVLVAHVLGVDRLNLFLNMDRVLSSAEEKTLAGLILERTKRMPLQHILGEQEFWSLSFKVTPEVLIPRPETEILVEAVLNTVKKQGIPPDDGLTILDLCTGSGILAVVLARELPGVDIYAVDISKEALSVAMENARRHNVLDSITFLQGDLFAPLADQGVSFDLIVSNPPYISGEMFPGLLPEVRDYEPRLALDGGPDGLDVIRKIIGQSVAHLKIGGWLFLEIGDGQGREVLKEFERRKAFENVSIIRDYCGIDRVIRAQRIN, from the coding sequence ATGACTGGTGAACAGCTTCAAGACATTCCTACATCAATGTCGGGGGCAGAGATAAGCGGATTCTGTAATCTCCCTCAGAATACCGTAAGGGGCGTCCTGAAGCGCGCCCAAGAGACCCTGATTGCTGCCGGCGTCCCGGAGCCTGAGGCCGATGCCCAGGTACTCGTGGCCCATGTCCTCGGGGTAGATCGCCTGAACCTCTTCTTGAATATGGATCGGGTCTTGTCTTCTGCGGAAGAAAAGACGCTGGCCGGTCTTATCCTGGAGAGGACAAAAAGAATGCCTCTCCAACATATCCTGGGCGAGCAGGAATTCTGGTCACTTTCCTTTAAAGTAACCCCTGAGGTCTTGATCCCCAGGCCGGAGACAGAAATCCTGGTTGAGGCGGTTCTGAATACCGTCAAAAAACAGGGCATCCCTCCGGATGATGGCCTTACCATACTTGACCTTTGTACGGGAAGCGGTATCCTGGCCGTTGTATTGGCCAGAGAGCTTCCTGGCGTTGACATATATGCCGTGGATATTTCAAAAGAGGCCCTTTCTGTAGCCATGGAAAATGCCCGGCGGCATAACGTCCTGGATTCCATAACCTTTTTACAGGGCGACCTTTTTGCCCCTCTAGCCGACCAAGGGGTATCTTTTGACCTTATTGTTTCAAATCCCCCTTATATATCGGGAGAGATGTTCCCGGGACTGTTGCCGGAGGTGCGGGATTATGAACCGCGGCTGGCCTTGGATGGCGGTCCGGATGGTCTGGACGTGATCCGAAAGATAATTGGCCAGAGCGTTGCGCACCTCAAGATTGGAGGCTGGCTTTTCCTGGAGATAGGCGATGGACAAGGTAGGGAGGTCTTAAAGGAATTTGAAAGACGCAAGGCCTTTGAGAATGTCTCCATAATACGTGACTATTGTGGTATTGATCGGGTGATTCGGGCACAGAGGATCAACTAA
- the murA gene encoding UDP-N-acetylglucosamine 1-carboxyvinyltransferase: MDKIVIEGGYPLEGEVVISGAKNAALPLIASALLAGGGHVFDNVPDLVDIRTLLRLFDYMGIRSSREGKRLEIDTRDVDKCEAPYDLVRTMRASVLVLGPLLARFGQARVSLPGGCAIGARPINLHLKAFEKMGVKIDLEQGYVIAKVDGLKGAPVYFDVVSVTGTENVMMAATLARGTTVIKNAASEPEVVALADYLVKMGARIKGAGTDTIVIEGVSELRPGRCHIIPDRIEAGTYMIAAGLTGGDLFLRNCQAGYLQAAIAKLREAGLVIDVDSDGMRVRRNGPIRSVDVKTQPYPGFPTDLQAQMVVLMTMGNGLSVITETIFENRFMHVSELQRMGADIIIEGRSAIIKGGGSLLAAPVMATDLRASASLILAGLAAEGKTEVSRVYHLDRGYERLEEKLSSVGARIWRVKNSG, encoded by the coding sequence ATGGATAAAATTGTAATCGAAGGCGGCTATCCCCTTGAGGGCGAAGTGGTAATCAGCGGTGCAAAAAATGCCGCTTTGCCGCTTATCGCCTCTGCTCTACTCGCCGGTGGCGGGCATGTATTTGATAATGTGCCGGACCTGGTGGATATAAGGACCCTTTTAAGATTATTTGATTACATGGGAATTCGGTCTTCCCGGGAAGGTAAGCGATTAGAGATCGATACCCGGGATGTGGATAAGTGCGAAGCCCCTTATGATCTGGTAAGGACGATGCGGGCCTCAGTCCTGGTTTTGGGTCCTCTTTTGGCCCGGTTTGGGCAGGCGCGGGTTTCTCTTCCCGGAGGATGTGCTATAGGGGCCCGTCCGATTAATCTGCACCTTAAGGCCTTTGAAAAGATGGGAGTCAAGATCGACCTGGAGCAGGGATATGTTATAGCCAAGGTGGACGGATTAAAAGGGGCGCCCGTCTATTTTGACGTGGTCAGTGTAACCGGCACAGAGAACGTGATGATGGCGGCGACTCTGGCCCGGGGAACAACGGTGATAAAGAATGCGGCCAGTGAGCCTGAGGTTGTAGCGCTGGCTGACTATCTGGTCAAGATGGGGGCGCGGATAAAAGGGGCGGGCACAGATACCATAGTAATTGAGGGCGTTTCTGAGCTTAGGCCCGGCCGTTGCCATATCATCCCTGACCGCATTGAGGCCGGGACTTATATGATTGCTGCGGGGTTGACCGGTGGAGACCTGTTTTTGCGAAATTGTCAGGCCGGTTATCTTCAGGCGGCTATAGCCAAACTGCGCGAGGCCGGTCTCGTTATTGATGTAGATTCCGACGGCATGCGGGTGCGACGAAACGGGCCGATCCGCAGCGTAGATGTCAAGACGCAGCCTTATCCGGGGTTTCCCACCGATTTACAGGCCCAGATGGTAGTGTTAATGACCATGGGAAACGGCCTGTCGGTGATAACCGAGACTATTTTTGAAAACCGGTTCATGCATGTAAGCGAACTGCAACGTATGGGCGCCGATATTATCATCGAAGGGCGGAGCGCTATTATTAAAGGGGGCGGCAGTCTGCTGGCTGCTCCGGTTATGGCTACCGATCTCAGGGCCAGCGCCTCGCTTATTCTGGCCGGACTCGCAGCCGAAGGCAAGACAGAGGTATCCCGCGTCTATCATCTCGACCGGGGCTACGAGCGGCTTGAGGAAAAACTCTCTTCAGTCGGCGCCCGGATATGGCGGGTTAAAAATAGCGGATAG
- the sucC gene encoding ADP-forming succinate--CoA ligase subunit beta yields the protein MKLHEYQAKILLAREGVPVPPGEMAASPEEAGAVADKLGQGPFAVKAQIHAGGRGKGGGIKVAEDRRAVVETAQKIIGMNLVTSQTSPEGKLVRKVLVERAFPVEKEYYLAVTIDRSTAHPVILASAAGGMEIEEIARSKPHLLIKEAIDPVVGLMPYQSRNLFFGLEMEPALGSAFTALLGNLYRAFAAYDCSLAEINPLVVTQDKEIFALDAKLDIDDNALFRHKDLLEWREYENTWEEEAARYRLNYIRLDGTVGMMVNGAGMAMATMDAIALAGARPANFLDVGGGANAEAVANGFRLILSDERVKLVLINIFGGILRCDVLAEGVINAVSNLEVKVPIVVRLEGTNKDRGAELLAQSGLNFTVARDMNEVISIISCQQSAIS from the coding sequence ATGAAATTACATGAATATCAGGCCAAAATCCTTCTAGCGCGAGAAGGCGTTCCTGTGCCACCCGGAGAGATGGCGGCTTCCCCGGAGGAGGCCGGGGCGGTAGCCGATAAGCTGGGGCAGGGGCCGTTTGCGGTTAAGGCCCAGATCCACGCCGGCGGCCGGGGAAAGGGCGGAGGTATAAAGGTCGCTGAGGATAGAAGAGCGGTCGTGGAGACCGCCCAAAAAATCATCGGCATGAATCTGGTTACGTCCCAGACTAGTCCCGAAGGTAAGCTGGTGCGCAAGGTCCTGGTGGAACGCGCCTTTCCCGTCGAAAAAGAGTATTATCTGGCCGTTACTATAGACCGTAGCACGGCGCACCCGGTGATACTGGCCAGCGCGGCCGGCGGTATGGAGATCGAGGAGATTGCCCGGTCCAAACCACACCTTCTGATAAAGGAGGCCATCGACCCGGTGGTCGGTCTGATGCCTTATCAGTCCCGTAATCTTTTCTTCGGGCTGGAGATGGAGCCGGCCCTGGGATCAGCGTTCACTGCACTGTTAGGCAACCTTTATCGCGCCTTTGCCGCTTATGATTGTTCGCTTGCGGAAATAAATCCTCTGGTTGTCACACAGGATAAAGAGATATTCGCCCTCGATGCCAAGCTGGATATTGACGACAATGCCCTGTTCCGGCATAAGGATCTTCTCGAGTGGCGGGAATATGAGAACACCTGGGAGGAAGAAGCGGCTCGATACCGGCTGAATTACATCCGGCTGGACGGCACGGTAGGGATGATGGTCAATGGCGCAGGCATGGCCATGGCCACTATGGACGCTATAGCCTTAGCCGGGGCAAGGCCGGCCAACTTTCTGGATGTCGGCGGCGGGGCTAACGCCGAGGCCGTGGCTAATGGTTTCCGGCTTATACTTTCCGACGAACGGGTTAAATTGGTGCTGATCAATATCTTTGGAGGCATATTGCGCTGCGACGTGCTGGCTGAGGGCGTCATAAATGCGGTCTCCAATCTTGAGGTAAAAGTCCCTATAGTAGTCCGCCTGGAGGGTACAAACAAGGATAGGGGGGCCGAACTTCTGGCTCAATCCGGTTTGAACTTTACCGTGGCCAGGGATATGAATGAGGTGATATCGATAATCAGCTGTCAGCAATCAGCCATCAGCTGA
- the sucD gene encoding succinate--CoA ligase subunit alpha: MSILIDENTQVVVQGLTGKEGSFHARQCTAYGTKVVAGVTPGKKGQEVDGVPVYNTVREACRAHAINASLIFVPASFAADAIVEAADAGLKVVVCITEGIPVLDMVRVLRYLDGKDCRLIGPNCPGLISPGKCKVGIMPGPIHRPGPIGVVSRSGTLTYEVVDQLTKAGLGQSTCVGIGGDPLIGSTFVDILKLFAADDDTGAVVMIGEIGGTAEEEAARYIKESFPKPVISYIAGRTAPPGKRMGHAGAIISGGQGTAAQKMETLRQHGIHVVENIGEIGTEARAVLHRKGAKK, encoded by the coding sequence ATGAGCATCCTTATAGATGAAAATACACAAGTAGTTGTCCAGGGGTTGACCGGTAAGGAAGGGAGTTTCCATGCCCGGCAGTGTACGGCCTATGGGACTAAGGTTGTAGCCGGGGTTACGCCGGGCAAGAAGGGACAGGAGGTTGATGGCGTTCCGGTCTATAATACCGTACGCGAGGCCTGCCGTGCCCATGCCATTAATGCCTCTTTGATATTTGTTCCGGCCTCCTTTGCGGCTGACGCCATCGTTGAGGCGGCTGATGCCGGACTTAAGGTCGTTGTCTGCATTACCGAAGGGATTCCTGTTTTGGATATGGTGCGTGTCCTTCGTTACCTGGACGGCAAGGACTGCCGGCTCATCGGTCCCAACTGCCCGGGACTGATCTCGCCGGGTAAGTGCAAGGTAGGCATCATGCCCGGCCCTATCCACAGGCCGGGCCCTATCGGGGTTGTCTCCCGCAGCGGCACCTTGACCTATGAAGTGGTGGATCAATTGACCAAGGCCGGTCTGGGCCAGTCCACCTGTGTGGGTATCGGCGGCGACCCGCTTATCGGTTCTACTTTTGTTGATATCTTAAAACTATTTGCCGCTGACGATGACACCGGGGCCGTGGTCATGATCGGTGAGATCGGCGGCACGGCAGAGGAAGAGGCCGCGAGGTACATAAAAGAATCCTTCCCCAAGCCGGTTATCAGCTACATTGCCGGCCGCACCGCACCCCCGGGCAAGCGCATGGGCCATGCCGGGGCCATTATATCCGGCGGCCAGGGCACAGCCGCCCAGAAAATGGAAACCCTGCGGCAACACGGCATCCATGTGGTAGAGAACATCGGCGAGATCGGCACGGAGGCCAGAGCCGTTCTTCACCGCAAAGGCGCAAAGAAATAA
- a CDS encoding PEP-CTERM sorting domain-containing protein, which translates to MISTASFNRIAVILLMIVTLSGYANAELIDRGGGLIYDTLFDVTWLQDANHVSTTGYDTSLYGSNYWGQLTWQDAQDWATSLSYYDSVRNVTWNDWRLPKMLPINSLTYDLAWNYDGTSDRGFNILSPNSELSHLYYVTLGNLGAISTEGVQPQPGWGLQKTGPFQNIKTSYWSGSEFVASEDIGYFSMSNGEQLTENITLYAAYKYAWAVRDGDVAAVPEPSTIFMLLPGLLYVFSRRKV; encoded by the coding sequence ATGATAAGTACCGCTTCATTTAATCGAATTGCCGTAATTCTGCTAATGATAGTTACATTGTCCGGATATGCGAATGCCGAATTGATCGATCGAGGAGGAGGATTGATTTATGATACCTTGTTCGATGTTACCTGGCTACAGGACGCTAACCACGTTAGCACAACCGGTTACGACACTTCACTTTACGGGTCGAATTACTGGGGCCAATTGACTTGGCAGGATGCACAGGACTGGGCAACTTCTTTATCCTATTATGATTCAGTGCGCAATGTAACATGGAACGATTGGCGCTTGCCTAAAATGTTGCCGATTAACTCGCTCACGTATGACCTGGCGTGGAACTATGATGGTACAAGCGATCGCGGATTTAATATCCTTAGTCCCAACAGTGAACTTTCCCATTTGTATTATGTAACTCTTGGAAATCTTGGCGCAATAAGCACAGAGGGAGTTCAACCCCAGCCGGGTTGGGGTCTTCAGAAGACAGGACCTTTTCAGAATATCAAAACATCTTATTGGTCTGGATCTGAGTTCGTAGCAAGCGAAGACATCGGGTATTTCAGTATGTCCAACGGAGAACAGCTCACAGAAAACATTACACTATATGCGGCGTATAAGTACGCATGGGCCGTTCGCGATGGCGATGTTGCAGCGGTTCCTGAACCAAGTACTATATTCATGCTATTACCAGGATTGTTATATGTATTTAGTAGACGAAAAGTATGA
- a CDS encoding polysaccharide biosynthesis/export family protein codes for MKNFRIKASIRIFFLILILALFPAYVGQAQEGVSGNAPVETGKGGDTFSSPSEKGEHPLSTPLEKDGGPSTPPLKKGDTGGFSGEKSVVDDTYIIGPSDVLEIQVWKEPDFSRVVPVRADGMITLPLLNDVKAAGLTPLQLKKDLEEKIKDFVELPEVSVIVKESLGRRLYIIGKVARPGEYLLSKDMTVLQALSVAGGLAEWADSDDIIIIRRVGDEVKRIFFDYKKVISGRNPEQNIYLQPNDTIIIP; via the coding sequence ATGAAGAACTTCAGGATTAAGGCCTCAATCAGAATCTTTTTTTTGATTTTAATATTAGCGCTCTTCCCTGCTTACGTCGGCCAGGCACAGGAAGGTGTTTCTGGAAACGCCCCGGTTGAGACGGGAAAGGGGGGGGATACTTTCAGCTCCCCTTCGGAAAAAGGAGAACATCCGTTAAGTACCCCTTTGGAAAAAGACGGCGGCCCATCAACTCCCCCTTTGAAAAAGGGGGATACAGGGGGATTTTCAGGTGAAAAATCAGTAGTTGATGATACATATATTATAGGGCCAAGCGACGTCCTGGAAATCCAGGTCTGGAAGGAACCCGACTTTTCGCGGGTTGTACCGGTAAGGGCTGACGGGATGATAACCTTACCTTTACTTAACGATGTAAAGGCGGCTGGACTAACACCCCTTCAATTAAAAAAAGACTTAGAGGAAAAGATTAAGGATTTTGTAGAACTCCCTGAAGTTTCGGTTATAGTTAAGGAAAGTCTGGGTCGCAGGTTATACATTATAGGCAAGGTGGCAAGGCCGGGAGAATATTTGTTGAGCAAGGATATGACGGTGTTGCAGGCCCTCTCCGTGGCCGGTGGTCTTGCGGAATGGGCGGATTCCGATGACATAATTATAATTCGACGGGTTGGAGATGAAGTTAAGCGCATCTTTTTTGACTACAAGAAGGTGATCTCAGGGCGTAACCCGGAGCAGAACATCTACCTGCAGCCAAATGATACGATTATTATTCCATAA